A region from the Candidatus Methylacidiphilales bacterium genome encodes:
- a CDS encoding SDR family oxidoreductase, translating into MKIDLSGKTALVTGSAGELGRVISLTLAECGADVVLHYMSKKERALEVQKKIRKLRRRAWIVQADLGQPDGVKSLHAQLKKAGVFPDILVNNAVSQYPWKPVLKQSPEDYESQFRTCVMQNVLMAQAFAPSMIKKKWGRIIAISTECAMQCLPTQSAYVAGKRGSDGVLRVLAREIGKHGVTVNQVAPGWTISERDRLSGTERQKAYERNVPLNRRGEDREIAQAVAFLASDLASFITGAWLPVCGGNVMPAI; encoded by the coding sequence ATGAAGATCGATCTCTCGGGAAAAACGGCCCTGGTCACGGGCTCTGCAGGTGAATTGGGCCGGGTTATTTCCCTGACCCTGGCTGAATGCGGGGCCGACGTGGTCCTCCATTACATGAGCAAAAAGGAACGGGCACTCGAAGTGCAGAAAAAGATCAGGAAGCTGAGACGCCGCGCCTGGATCGTGCAGGCCGACCTGGGTCAGCCTGACGGTGTGAAATCCTTGCACGCCCAACTGAAAAAGGCCGGTGTTTTTCCCGACATCCTTGTCAATAACGCTGTGAGCCAATATCCGTGGAAACCGGTCTTGAAGCAGTCGCCGGAAGATTACGAGAGCCAGTTCCGTACCTGTGTGATGCAAAATGTACTCATGGCGCAGGCGTTCGCGCCCTCGATGATCAAAAAGAAATGGGGCCGCATCATCGCGATTTCAACCGAGTGCGCGATGCAGTGCCTGCCGACCCAATCGGCGTATGTCGCGGGCAAGCGCGGATCCGACGGGGTCTTGCGGGTGCTGGCGCGCGAAATCGGAAAGCACGGAGTGACTGTCAACCAGGTGGCGCCCGGTTGGACGATCAGTGAGCGCGACCGCCTGAGCGGAACGGAAAGGCAGAAGGCTTATGAACGAAATGTTCCGCTGAACCGGCGGGGTGAAGACCGGGAAATCGCACAGGCTGTCGCCTTTCTCGCGTCCGATCTGGCCTCGTTCATCACCGGGGCTTGGCTTCCGGTCTGCGGCGGGAATGTCATGCCGGCGATTTAG
- a CDS encoding FkbM family methyltransferase, which translates to MSDSGISRELIRDCVGREDPTILEIGCNDGTDTLRFLEMFKNPKIYCFEPDPRAIARFKAKVGERSNVHLYEMALSDRNGEATFYQSGGRKNVESAQAMPEGWDMSGSIRPPKEHLKVNPWVTFDRKISVRTSTLDSWLRTQGIATVDFIWLDVQGAEMDVFRGGSNTLASTRFIYTEYSNQELYKGQPNLRQLMKYLREFNFDILARYRNDVLFVNKRFA; encoded by the coding sequence GTGTCCGACTCCGGAATCAGCAGGGAACTGATTCGGGACTGCGTCGGCAGGGAAGACCCCACGATTCTTGAGATTGGCTGCAATGACGGGACCGACACCCTCAGGTTTCTTGAGATGTTCAAAAACCCGAAAATTTATTGCTTCGAACCCGATCCGCGCGCAATCGCCCGCTTCAAGGCGAAGGTCGGAGAGCGTTCCAATGTCCACCTCTATGAGATGGCCTTGAGCGACCGCAATGGTGAGGCCACATTTTACCAAAGCGGCGGCCGGAAAAACGTGGAATCGGCCCAGGCAATGCCCGAAGGATGGGACATGTCAGGATCAATCCGCCCACCCAAGGAACATCTCAAGGTAAACCCATGGGTTACATTTGACCGGAAAATATCCGTTCGCACATCGACTTTGGATTCCTGGCTCAGAACGCAGGGCATCGCGACTGTTGATTTCATCTGGCTGGATGTCCAGGGTGCGGAGATGGACGTATTTCGCGGCGGCAGCAACACCCTGGCAAGCACGCGTTTTATTTACACCGAATACAGCAATCAGGAATTATACAAGGGCCAGCCGAATTTGAGGCAGTTGATGAAGTATCTAAGGGAATTTAATTTTGATATCCTGGCCCGATACCGCAATGACGTGCTGTTTGTGAACAAGCGATTTGCGTGA
- the lpdA gene encoding dihydrolipoyl dehydrogenase has product MNYDLIVIGSGPAGYVAAARAGQLGLKTACIEKSKPLGGTCLNVGCIPSKALLASSEHYHFAKHRFASHGIVASNISLDLAALMKRKNDVVSQLGKGIEFLFKKNKVDRFEGTGTLRSPKQVVVTGNDGKEQVLETKNILIATGSVPIELPFLKFDGRSVVSSDHAIAFSEVPKSLLVIGAGAIGLELGSVWSRLGSEVTIVEFLPRIATGFDLELATQLQRSLEKQGLKFFLSTQVQSAQAGKGSVTLTAQQDGKKITLEAEKVLVAVGRKPYTAGLGLENAGIKLSEKGRIPVNKNWQTVMPNIYAAGDVIEGPMLAHKAEAEANAIVEHIAGQAGQVNYNAIPGVIYTAPEGASVGLSEEQAREQGREIKTGKYPFMANGRALAGDTKEGFAKIITDAKTDKVLGAHILASNASELIAECVLLMEFGGSAEDLARTIHTHPTMSEVVKEAAHAAWLAH; this is encoded by the coding sequence ATGAACTACGACCTGATAGTCATCGGTTCCGGACCTGCGGGCTACGTCGCCGCCGCGCGCGCCGGGCAGCTCGGCCTCAAAACCGCCTGCATTGAAAAATCAAAACCCCTCGGCGGCACCTGCCTGAATGTCGGCTGCATCCCCAGCAAAGCCCTGCTGGCTTCCAGCGAACACTATCATTTTGCAAAACACCGCTTTGCCTCCCACGGCATCGTTGCCTCCAATATCTCACTCGACCTGGCCGCGTTGATGAAGCGGAAAAACGACGTCGTTTCCCAACTCGGCAAGGGCATTGAGTTCCTGTTCAAGAAGAACAAGGTGGACCGCTTTGAGGGAACCGGCACGCTTCGTTCCCCCAAGCAGGTGGTGGTAACCGGCAACGACGGCAAGGAACAGGTTCTCGAGACGAAAAACATTCTCATCGCAACCGGCAGCGTTCCCATCGAACTGCCCTTCCTCAAATTCGACGGCAGGAGCGTCGTATCCAGCGACCATGCCATTGCTTTTTCAGAGGTCCCAAAATCCTTGCTCGTCATCGGTGCCGGCGCAATCGGCCTGGAGCTGGGCTCCGTTTGGTCGCGCCTGGGTTCGGAAGTCACCATTGTCGAATTTTTGCCGCGCATCGCCACCGGTTTTGACCTGGAACTGGCCACACAACTCCAGCGCTCCCTGGAAAAGCAGGGTCTCAAGTTTTTCCTCAGCACCCAGGTGCAGTCGGCACAGGCCGGTAAAGGCAGCGTCACTCTCACAGCGCAACAGGACGGAAAGAAAATCACGCTGGAAGCTGAAAAAGTTTTGGTGGCCGTCGGCCGCAAGCCCTACACCGCGGGCCTGGGGCTGGAAAATGCCGGCATCAAACTATCAGAAAAAGGGCGCATCCCCGTCAATAAAAACTGGCAGACCGTTATGCCCAACATTTATGCGGCGGGCGACGTCATCGAAGGGCCCATGCTGGCCCATAAGGCGGAGGCCGAGGCCAATGCCATCGTGGAACATATCGCCGGGCAGGCCGGACAGGTCAACTACAACGCCATCCCGGGTGTGATCTACACCGCGCCGGAGGGCGCAAGCGTCGGCTTGAGCGAGGAACAGGCCAGGGAGCAAGGCCGGGAGATCAAGACGGGCAAATACCCCTTCATGGCCAATGGCCGCGCCCTGGCAGGCGACACGAAGGAAGGCTTCGCCAAAATCATCACCGACGCCAAGACGGACAAGGTATTGGGCGCCCACATCCTGGCGAGCAACGCGTCGGAATTGATCGCTGAGTGCGTGTTGCTCATGGAATTCGGTGGCAGTGCCGAAGACCTGGCCCGCACCATTCACACGCATCCGACCATGTCGGAAGTTGTCAAGGAAGCCGCCCACGCGGCATGGCTGGCGCACTAA
- the odhB gene encoding 2-oxoglutarate dehydrogenase complex dihydrolipoyllysine-residue succinyltransferase — MIEIKVPSVGESITSGVLGAWRKKSGEYVKEGDSLLEIETDKVTSEVFAEASGTLQQMAQEGAEVKIGQVVGRIDDKAKAPAASAPAIAPQPQPAAAKPEPAAGELSPAVRKLIEEKGLTPAQISGTGKGGRILKEDIITHLESQPKRIASVVEKETIPAPATTQSGTSVTRKRMSPLRKKIADRLLSAKQETAMLTTFNEVDMSNIMSLRSKFQERFQAKHGIKLGFMSFFVKAAVHALQQVPSVNARIEGDEIVENHFYDIGIAISTEKGLLVPVLRGVEQLSLAAIEQAIINYSKKSREGKITLPDLEGGVFTITNGGTFGSLLSTPILNPPQSAILGMHAIQERPVALNGQVVIRPMMYLALSYDHRLVDGKGAVTFLVRIKEFIENPALLQLEV, encoded by the coding sequence ATGATTGAAATCAAAGTCCCCTCTGTCGGCGAATCCATCACTTCCGGTGTTCTCGGCGCCTGGCGTAAAAAATCCGGCGAATATGTCAAGGAAGGCGATTCCCTGCTGGAAATTGAAACCGACAAGGTAACCTCCGAAGTCTTTGCCGAGGCCTCCGGAACTTTGCAGCAAATGGCCCAGGAAGGCGCTGAGGTCAAAATCGGCCAGGTCGTCGGCAGGATTGATGATAAAGCGAAAGCGCCTGCCGCTTCCGCTCCTGCCATTGCCCCGCAACCCCAACCTGCGGCAGCCAAGCCGGAACCCGCAGCCGGGGAATTGTCCCCGGCGGTACGCAAGCTGATTGAGGAAAAAGGCCTTACTCCCGCCCAAATCTCGGGCACAGGCAAAGGCGGGCGTATTTTGAAAGAAGACATCATTACCCACCTGGAAAGCCAGCCCAAACGCATTGCCTCCGTGGTCGAAAAGGAAACCATTCCTGCGCCGGCCACAACCCAGTCTGGAACGTCGGTCACGCGCAAGCGCATGAGCCCGTTGCGCAAAAAAATCGCCGACCGACTTCTGAGCGCCAAGCAGGAAACCGCGATGTTGACCACCTTCAACGAGGTGGATATGTCGAATATCATGTCGCTGCGCTCCAAGTTTCAGGAACGTTTCCAGGCCAAACACGGCATCAAGCTCGGCTTCATGTCCTTTTTCGTCAAAGCCGCCGTCCATGCCCTGCAGCAGGTTCCCTCCGTCAATGCCCGGATCGAGGGCGATGAGATCGTTGAAAATCATTTTTACGACATCGGCATCGCCATCTCGACCGAAAAGGGCCTGCTGGTTCCCGTTCTGCGCGGTGTCGAGCAGCTCAGCCTTGCCGCCATCGAACAAGCCATCATCAATTACTCCAAAAAATCGCGCGAAGGCAAAATCACATTGCCCGATCTGGAAGGCGGCGTATTCACCATCACCAATGGCGGAACATTTGGTTCCCTGCTCTCCACGCCGATTCTCAACCCACCGCAAAGCGCCATTCTTGGGATGCACGCCATCCAGGAACGTCCGGTCGCCCTCAACGGCCAGGTCGTGATCCGGCCCATGATGTATCTTGCGCTGTCCTATGATCACCGGCTCGTGGATGGCAAGGGCGCCGTCACCTTCCTCGTGCGGATCAAGGAATTCATTGAAAATCCCGCCCTCCTCCAGCTTGAAGTCTAG
- a CDS encoding 2-oxoglutarate dehydrogenase E1 component — protein MHQHSTLPSIDPSELGKIQKNGAQPRGSLAHADNAPVLEEYYEQWKIDPLTVDPVWRAFFEGFELGCQQVPEIRHAAGLPQTSGSTDGNERIYRLKQAAIYNLLFAYRTLGHHLAHLDPLEIAKPIQTELDLKYFKLGEEDLDTVFDSGKLAGGGQRSLREILAILRRTYCSNIGVEYMHIQNFEIRRWLRDKFETTQNTPNFESRKKRRILNRILSAEMFEKFLHTRYVGQKRFGLEGGESLIPMLDAIVEDCPKNGIQRIVMGMTHRGRLNVLANILRMSYKSLFDKFADNYAPDTVQGDGDVKYHLGYEATVATCSGEKINVSLAPNPSHLEAVNPVVEGKVRAWQRILNDMDERKKVVPILIHGDAAFIAQGIVQETINMSQLPGYKTGGTLHIIVNNQIGFTTVPADARSSIYCTSIGKMNGIPVLHVNGDDPVSAVLCIELALEYRQHFSRDIIIDLSCYRRHGHNEGDEPNFTQPTLYSTIDEHPLVSELLIPKLITAGDITQEKADSYVKKFEETLNAALVESRAAAKVLAPKIKPPLSTPALQEPVQTSLPMKELKRVGLAITEQPKNFKLNPKVAKMMENRRHMIEGKVPIDWAVAEALAFGTILDQGIPIRLSGQDSRRGTFSHRHSVLYDLETRERYIPLRNISNKQSTFCVYNSPLSENAILGFDFGYSLDFTDMLCLWEAQFGDFANGAQVMIDQYITSSESKWGVTSRIVLLLPHGMEGQGPEHSSARLERFLQSCAEDNIQVANCTTPANYFHMLRRQVLRPIRKPLVHMSPKKLLRLKECASTLEDLANGSFQEIIPDASRPQAAKRLILCSGKVYYDLDAYRQKEKITDTHIARVEQLYPMHVKQLSALCDAYKHASSIVWCQEESQNMGAWTYIEPVLRKAFSREIQYAGRDASASPATGSSAIHNLEQADLVLQAFKA, from the coding sequence TGGTTCACTTGCACATGCCGACAATGCTCCCGTCCTGGAAGAATATTATGAGCAATGGAAAATAGATCCGCTCACCGTCGATCCCGTCTGGCGCGCGTTTTTTGAAGGCTTCGAACTCGGTTGCCAGCAAGTCCCGGAAATCAGACATGCCGCAGGTCTTCCCCAGACATCAGGTTCAACGGATGGGAACGAACGCATCTATCGTCTCAAGCAAGCTGCCATCTACAATCTCCTCTTCGCGTATCGTACGCTCGGCCATCACCTGGCGCATCTGGACCCCTTGGAAATTGCCAAGCCCATCCAGACCGAACTCGACTTGAAATATTTCAAACTGGGCGAGGAAGACCTCGATACCGTATTTGACTCGGGCAAGCTGGCCGGAGGCGGCCAACGCAGCCTTCGCGAAATCCTCGCCATCCTGCGCCGGACCTATTGCAGCAATATCGGCGTCGAGTACATGCACATTCAGAATTTTGAAATCCGCCGCTGGCTTCGGGATAAATTCGAAACCACCCAGAACACTCCGAATTTTGAAAGCCGGAAAAAGCGGCGCATCCTCAACCGCATCCTCTCGGCGGAGATGTTTGAAAAATTCCTCCATACCCGCTACGTCGGGCAAAAGCGTTTCGGCCTTGAAGGCGGCGAAAGCCTGATCCCGATGCTCGACGCCATCGTCGAAGACTGCCCGAAAAACGGCATACAGCGGATTGTGATGGGCATGACCCACCGCGGGCGCCTCAACGTGCTGGCGAACATCCTGAGAATGAGCTACAAATCGCTTTTCGACAAATTTGCCGACAACTACGCCCCTGACACCGTGCAAGGCGACGGTGATGTCAAATACCACCTCGGCTACGAGGCCACCGTTGCGACCTGCTCCGGCGAAAAAATAAACGTCTCACTGGCTCCAAACCCGAGCCATTTGGAAGCCGTCAACCCCGTCGTCGAAGGCAAGGTCCGCGCCTGGCAGCGCATTCTCAACGACATGGACGAGAGGAAAAAGGTGGTACCCATATTGATTCATGGCGACGCCGCGTTTATCGCGCAGGGCATCGTGCAGGAAACCATCAACATGTCGCAGTTGCCCGGCTATAAAACCGGCGGCACACTGCACATCATCGTCAACAACCAGATCGGTTTCACCACTGTCCCGGCTGACGCCCGGTCCAGCATCTATTGCACATCCATCGGCAAAATGAACGGCATCCCCGTTCTCCACGTCAACGGAGACGACCCGGTCTCGGCCGTGCTTTGCATCGAACTGGCGCTTGAATACCGCCAGCACTTCAGCCGCGACATCATCATCGATCTGTCCTGCTACCGCCGCCATGGCCACAACGAAGGCGACGAACCCAATTTCACCCAGCCCACCCTGTACTCGACCATTGACGAACATCCGCTTGTCAGCGAGCTGCTGATTCCCAAACTTATAACAGCAGGCGACATCACGCAGGAAAAGGCGGATTCGTATGTCAAAAAATTCGAGGAAACCCTGAACGCCGCCCTGGTGGAATCCCGCGCAGCCGCCAAGGTTCTGGCCCCGAAAATCAAGCCCCCCCTCTCCACCCCCGCCCTGCAGGAACCCGTCCAGACCAGCCTGCCCATGAAAGAGCTGAAACGGGTCGGCCTCGCAATCACAGAGCAACCGAAAAATTTCAAACTCAATCCCAAGGTCGCCAAAATGATGGAAAACCGGCGCCACATGATCGAAGGAAAAGTCCCCATCGACTGGGCCGTCGCGGAAGCCCTCGCTTTTGGAACCATTCTTGATCAGGGGATCCCCATCCGCCTTTCCGGGCAGGACAGCCGCCGCGGCACGTTCAGCCACCGGCACTCGGTGCTCTACGACCTGGAAACGCGCGAGCGGTACATCCCCCTGCGAAATATTTCCAACAAACAGTCCACCTTTTGCGTCTATAACAGCCCGCTGTCAGAAAATGCAATCCTCGGCTTTGATTTCGGGTATTCCCTCGATTTCACCGACATGCTCTGCCTGTGGGAGGCCCAGTTCGGCGACTTCGCCAACGGCGCCCAGGTCATGATCGACCAATACATCACCAGTTCCGAATCCAAATGGGGCGTCACCTCCCGCATCGTCCTGCTGTTGCCGCACGGCATGGAGGGCCAGGGCCCCGAACACAGCAGCGCGCGCCTGGAACGCTTTTTGCAGTCCTGCGCCGAGGACAACATCCAGGTGGCCAACTGCACCACGCCGGCCAATTATTTTCACATGCTTCGCCGCCAGGTTTTGCGCCCGATCCGGAAACCGTTGGTGCACATGTCGCCCAAGAAATTGCTGCGCCTTAAGGAATGCGCGTCCACTCTCGAGGACCTCGCAAACGGCAGCTTCCAGGAGATCATCCCGGACGCGTCCAGGCCGCAAGCGGCCAAGCGCCTTATTCTTTGCTCGGGGAAGGTTTATTACGATCTCGACGCCTACCGCCAAAAGGAAAAGATCACGGACACCCATATCGCCCGCGTGGAACAGCTCTACCCGATGCATGTAAAGCAACTCAGCGCCCTCTGCGACGCCTACAAACACGCCTCCAGTATCGTCTGGTGCCAGGAGGAATCCCAAAACATGGGCGCATGGACCTACATCGAGCCGGTGCTGCGCAAGGCTTTCAGCCGGGAAATCCAGTACGCAGGGCGCGATGCCTCCGCCAGCCCCGCCACCGGTTCCAGCGCCATCCACAACCTCGAACAAGCCGATTTGGTTTTGCAGGCATTTAAGGCTTGA